From Shewanella psychrophila, a single genomic window includes:
- a CDS encoding phage protease, giving the protein MKTLNRSSNAIAALSADHVQSTADGDAVAVLTFAFDGEVSQLQLDINNNNNTSRVQLLPDGLFAAKDGRPSEVPGGKWQMDALSFTNIQANAAERTNDFHFDYEHQTLNSDMNGKPAPAAGWFNELEYVPGEGLFALNVDWTSAAAQFIANKEYRYTSAVFSYDAQSGRPLALLHVALTNDPALDGMKAIAALKQGALKACAHSNPANPAHSLTTSQSTKGNPPMNEALKVLLGLLGIDEPSDLSEAALKTATDNAKTAIAALKTKADKSGTLETELNTANASVVALKAGGANHKSGEVDLSKYVPKATYDATVTAMVALKAGNEKGSVEQLLKDNADKVLEAETDYLTSFGKQQGVAALKAMLEARPAIAALKTPQTQGKQKPGEGDEQLSTEQLAVCKNMGLSVSEFTASMKEEDASC; this is encoded by the coding sequence ATGAAAACATTAAACCGCTCATCCAACGCTATCGCTGCACTGTCAGCTGATCATGTTCAGTCAACTGCTGACGGTGATGCTGTCGCAGTACTGACTTTTGCGTTCGATGGCGAGGTCTCTCAGCTCCAACTCGACATTAACAACAATAACAACACCTCTCGTGTGCAGTTGCTGCCTGATGGTCTGTTTGCGGCCAAAGATGGTCGCCCCTCCGAAGTCCCTGGTGGCAAGTGGCAAATGGATGCTCTGTCCTTTACCAATATTCAAGCCAATGCAGCCGAGCGCACCAATGACTTTCATTTTGATTATGAACACCAAACCCTAAACAGCGACATGAACGGTAAGCCTGCACCCGCTGCAGGTTGGTTCAATGAGCTGGAATATGTGCCTGGTGAAGGGCTATTTGCACTTAATGTCGATTGGACTTCTGCTGCGGCACAATTCATTGCCAATAAAGAGTATCGCTATACCTCCGCTGTTTTTAGCTATGACGCTCAATCAGGCCGCCCTTTGGCGCTGCTTCATGTTGCTTTGACCAATGACCCCGCGCTCGATGGCATGAAAGCCATTGCTGCACTAAAACAAGGGGCGCTTAAAGCCTGTGCACACTCCAATCCCGCCAACCCTGCTCACTCATTAACAACATCTCAATCAACAAAAGGAAATCCTCCCATGAATGAAGCATTAAAGGTGCTGCTTGGCTTGCTGGGCATCGATGAGCCCAGTGACTTAAGTGAAGCCGCCCTTAAAACAGCCACGGATAATGCCAAAACGGCTATTGCGGCCCTAAAAACCAAGGCTGATAAGTCGGGCACGTTGGAGACTGAACTCAATACAGCTAACGCCTCGGTTGTTGCGCTTAAAGCTGGTGGCGCTAATCACAAGAGCGGTGAAGTGGACTTGAGCAAGTATGTGCCTAAGGCCACTTATGATGCCACCGTCACCGCGATGGTCGCGCTCAAGGCGGGCAATGAAAAAGGCTCTGTTGAGCAGCTGCTTAAAGATAACGCCGACAAGGTGCTTGAAGCTGAGACTGACTACCTCACTAGCTTTGGCAAGCAACAAGGCGTCGCCGCACTGAAAGCCATGCTCGAAGCTCGTCCCGCGATTGCAGCACTCAAAACACCACAAACCCAAGGCAAGCAAAAGCCTGGCGAAGGTGATGAACAACTTAGCACTGAGCAATTAGCGGTATGTAAAAACATGGGCCTCTCGGTGAGTGAGTTTACCGCCTCAATGAAGGAGGAAGATGCCTCATGCTAA
- a CDS encoding phage tail tube protein: protein MARKFAKKALVFAKELTYGVDAIAATEPSVAVLGREVKITPLAGENTALEYDDGNLGNSAEIETETYVTLEFGVDWAGSGTAVTPAAYDKLLGACLRKATVKADSVEQAIDEDGADSITFYFYMDGTLHALVGARGSFKLEAKAKEFPKIMFTFTGLFVPVTSAVLPATDFSAWQTPLKVGAANSACTLGGSAIKLISFEYDQANDVIHQEYVGHEEVLITDYAPSGKLVFEAASLISFDPFAANTHVVTFELSHGVATNQVLWKTAQLQLGRAEYGDQDGTLTYELPIRPLSNVDLLISK, encoded by the coding sequence ATGGCTCGTAAATTTGCTAAAAAAGCCCTGGTCTTTGCCAAAGAGCTGACTTACGGCGTCGATGCCATTGCGGCCACTGAGCCCAGTGTGGCGGTATTGGGCCGCGAGGTGAAAATTACGCCGCTGGCTGGTGAGAACACTGCCCTGGAATATGACGATGGCAACTTAGGAAATAGCGCTGAAATTGAGACTGAAACCTATGTGACATTAGAGTTCGGGGTCGATTGGGCTGGCTCAGGAACCGCGGTGACGCCTGCGGCCTATGACAAGCTGTTAGGGGCGTGTTTGCGAAAAGCGACGGTTAAAGCGGACAGTGTTGAGCAAGCCATTGATGAAGATGGGGCTGACTCTATCACCTTCTATTTCTATATGGATGGCACGCTGCACGCATTAGTCGGGGCGAGAGGCAGCTTTAAATTAGAAGCGAAAGCCAAAGAGTTTCCCAAAATCATGTTCACTTTTACTGGCCTGTTTGTGCCTGTGACATCGGCAGTCCTTCCTGCCACGGATTTCAGTGCCTGGCAAACACCGCTTAAGGTGGGGGCGGCTAACTCAGCCTGTACTTTAGGTGGCAGTGCCATCAAGTTGATCAGCTTCGAATATGATCAGGCTAATGATGTGATACATCAGGAGTATGTGGGTCATGAAGAGGTGTTGATCACTGACTACGCGCCTAGCGGTAAGTTGGTATTTGAAGCCGCCTCTTTGATTAGCTTCGATCCTTTTGCGGCCAATACTCATGTGGTTACTTTTGAATTATCACATGGTGTTGCTACTAATCAGGTGCTGTGGAAAACCGCTCAGCTGCAGTTGGGACGAGCGGAGTATGGCGACCAAGATGGCACGCTTACCTATGAACTTCCCATTCGTCCTTTGAGTAATGTTGATTTGCTTATCAGTAAATAA
- a CDS encoding HI1506-related protein yields the protein MAISSSTGTNRLRLAVITCLAHHGYRRAGVGFCKGENKFNADDFSESQLAQLNDDPRLKLTFVEADAPQASITLNANAVKNVDTQADKALLGEGPLVGDSLGISDTETQAVKVLNFAEAILELEPDNKEHFTGDGKPQCDVLSKLMNTPVSASERDSLWSDFKATQAASQDAQ from the coding sequence ATGGCTATATCAAGTTCTACTGGCACGAACAGGCTTCGTCTTGCTGTCATTACCTGTCTTGCACATCACGGTTATAGGCGTGCAGGTGTCGGCTTCTGTAAAGGTGAAAACAAGTTTAACGCCGATGACTTTAGTGAGTCACAGCTTGCGCAGCTTAACGATGACCCAAGGCTTAAGCTCACGTTCGTGGAGGCCGACGCTCCGCAGGCATCTATCACGCTCAATGCAAACGCGGTTAAAAATGTGGACACGCAAGCGGATAAAGCACTGTTGGGTGAAGGGCCCTTGGTCGGTGACAGCCTGGGTATAAGTGATACTGAGACCCAAGCGGTGAAGGTGCTGAACTTTGCCGAGGCGATACTTGAGCTGGAGCCTGACAATAAAGAGCACTTCACCGGAGACGGTAAACCTCAATGTGATGTGCTGAGCAAGTTGATGAATACGCCTGTTTCTGCCAGTGAAAGAGACAGCTTGTGGAGCGACTTTAAAGCCACACAAGCCGCTAGCCAGGACGCGCAGTAA
- a CDS encoding phage tail terminator protein — protein MLDLVTPLITQLTPTGAPWLEVEGLLKLSELDDKTPRRLPKLYVIEMSERATPDVRGTGPYLQTVQLELGVVVVMASINGLQPSLTPIRERVRQRLFGWRPHLEAEPLALAGGSLLKIGSHYVAWLDRFITEYTEDAN, from the coding sequence ATGCTCGACTTAGTCACGCCACTCATCACTCAGCTGACACCGACTGGTGCGCCATGGTTGGAAGTGGAGGGGCTACTTAAGCTTTCTGAGCTGGATGATAAGACGCCAAGGCGACTGCCTAAACTGTATGTCATTGAGATGTCAGAGCGGGCTACGCCTGATGTGCGTGGGACAGGCCCTTATCTGCAGACGGTGCAATTGGAGCTGGGCGTTGTCGTGGTGATGGCCAGTATTAATGGCCTGCAACCCAGTTTAACGCCCATTAGAGAGCGAGTACGTCAGCGCTTGTTTGGTTGGCGACCTCACCTGGAGGCAGAGCCTCTGGCATTAGCCGGTGGCAGCTTACTCAAAATTGGCAGCCATTATGTTGCCTGGCTTGACCGATTCATCACCGAATATACAGAAGATGCGAATTAA
- a CDS encoding gp436 family protein: MPAINVYATGAQMIARFGENELISLTDRDGLAGGIVASVLDVALNDATALINGYLAGRYTLPLVTPPAMLERLCCDIARYGLYDNGASEQVSKRFDDAVRFLEMVAAGKITLGITTQGESPVSNDLPAIESDGAVFNRRQSTGFI, from the coding sequence ATGCCTGCCATTAATGTCTATGCCACCGGTGCGCAGATGATTGCCAGGTTCGGTGAAAATGAGCTTATCTCGCTCACCGACCGAGATGGCTTGGCGGGTGGAATAGTGGCCAGTGTGCTTGATGTGGCACTTAACGATGCCACCGCACTCATCAATGGCTACTTGGCTGGACGTTACACACTGCCGTTAGTCACGCCACCTGCAATGTTAGAGCGTCTGTGTTGTGACATCGCTCGTTATGGTTTGTATGACAACGGTGCGAGTGAGCAAGTCAGTAAGCGCTTTGATGATGCGGTGCGATTCTTGGAAATGGTCGCAGCAGGGAAGATAACCCTTGGCATCACCACTCAAGGTGAAAGCCCTGTCAGTAATGACTTGCCCGCCATTGAGAGTGATGGTGCGGTGTTTAATCGTCGCCAATCAACAGGCTTTATCTGA
- a CDS encoding DUF1833 family protein, whose translation MALFPTPTINYSNLYSGTPDQSDFKIAGAFLSVAYIPTDRRYAFYQLKYSTSDVFNNYAALKPSDVKPKISGVAGVAAVKFVASQQTSLRTAVFGSGALDLQGLVGVKGDQDYYLYLKCYLPVIPTHPVAIMGAGTGLYGVSLLYVPNPVDGDSLRFRHGHYSSAAEVDVSSVSKGTWLGVEMKRVSGVMYLTVQTLAGFNDTTQQAVSDFRPDESKAIYLGQGEVSELATVPSFFKTSHTHGEFSITPDGFSISKPSGGYRSAHLYDVIKPNTGRWYMEFSYHDSGAAYPGVAPVGSSLDVAIGVTGWAVGTNNGHKFAQQIGGGTPWGSAFPAGGSCGIIYDSDHGALEYFINGVSIGKPFANGTIQGDVVFAVGTSPSGHVSVRTSSTTWLAQPANVNTPSTSKFLHGMTYFDGYIRDFCVRNIPLPEGETPYCIRPALHQIIKMKNLATGEVTAHSAVVLKARSDSIELTVPRVAPGPYHLTVIALGGESPVLPFTVTSLAVLSDPSDHLVEEFTDHNAVLSRWMAGHKAWGGDNGGIVQQNVSLNAIDGEVVITANGDDYTGAVYGVSKLGESIERKTRVGGCLVSRSYFGPGEFIIEAKLPPLSGVCSAFWLFHYEEGYAGHPLFDSMVEDGLHQSGTEEAGFYLVRNHEIDIELPTALKTDPDTEIVSYTNGRFNTWHGELRNWDVVNNDVPTYDPNYSAVNDPAYWSEYTDEWVNHGVNVTDDEYHKFGIKWMLDDGSPYVEFFIDDVLVKRVESHVPFMPQRLWLGMWFPSANTHWAGRGAPWRSQYMKIRRFEYIPEATTGAIYQHQGESYPKDFFRALNGLTVANQLAQVYASAPTGESIYYTVEMSSPTLKVEGHPPGKVYLVRGFDALTAKDHQGNLIEYHAAGIEIQFPKVGEGNSTLNIAVPNVNGEVSRSLRVIKEAGDKIEVILRLYTSSGYQSGPAAPELRLTAKSYEKKEGVITLVCGWKIEFINKKWPARIYTASDYPGLDYL comes from the coding sequence ATGGCTTTATTTCCGACGCCAACCATCAATTATTCAAACTTGTATTCGGGTACGCCAGATCAATCTGACTTTAAGATCGCTGGTGCATTTTTGTCGGTGGCCTACATTCCGACGGATAGGCGTTACGCATTTTATCAATTGAAATACAGTACCTCGGATGTGTTCAATAACTATGCGGCGCTCAAACCCAGTGATGTGAAGCCCAAAATATCGGGTGTCGCTGGGGTCGCCGCCGTCAAGTTTGTTGCATCACAGCAGACGTCATTGCGTACTGCAGTGTTTGGCAGTGGCGCATTAGATCTTCAAGGGCTGGTCGGTGTTAAGGGAGATCAAGATTATTATCTGTATCTGAAATGCTATTTGCCTGTTATTCCCACACATCCCGTGGCCATCATGGGCGCGGGTACTGGCCTGTATGGGGTGAGTTTACTCTATGTGCCTAATCCCGTTGATGGCGACAGCCTTCGCTTTCGCCATGGGCACTATTCATCAGCGGCAGAGGTTGATGTCTCCAGTGTATCGAAGGGCACCTGGCTGGGTGTCGAAATGAAACGCGTTAGCGGTGTGATGTATTTAACAGTGCAAACATTAGCTGGATTTAACGACACAACACAGCAAGCGGTGAGCGACTTTCGGCCTGATGAAAGCAAAGCCATTTACCTTGGACAAGGGGAAGTGTCTGAGCTGGCCACAGTGCCATCGTTTTTCAAAACATCACATACTCACGGTGAGTTTTCAATTACCCCAGATGGATTTTCTATCAGTAAACCGAGTGGTGGCTATCGCTCTGCGCATCTTTATGACGTCATTAAGCCCAATACAGGGCGCTGGTATATGGAGTTTTCCTATCATGATTCGGGTGCGGCTTATCCTGGCGTAGCCCCTGTGGGTAGCTCATTGGATGTGGCCATTGGGGTGACAGGTTGGGCGGTGGGTACCAATAATGGGCACAAGTTCGCTCAACAAATTGGTGGGGGAACCCCTTGGGGCTCAGCGTTTCCTGCTGGGGGCAGCTGCGGGATCATTTATGACAGTGATCATGGCGCGCTTGAGTATTTTATTAATGGTGTGAGTATCGGTAAACCTTTTGCAAACGGCACCATTCAAGGCGATGTGGTCTTTGCGGTGGGCACTTCCCCCAGTGGCCATGTTTCGGTGCGAACCTCATCAACTACCTGGCTTGCCCAGCCAGCCAATGTTAATACGCCCAGCACGTCGAAATTCCTCCATGGCATGACCTATTTTGATGGCTACATTCGTGATTTTTGTGTGCGCAATATCCCATTGCCTGAAGGTGAAACCCCTTACTGCATCAGACCTGCGTTGCATCAAATCATTAAGATGAAAAACTTAGCGACGGGGGAGGTGACAGCGCATAGCGCGGTAGTGCTTAAAGCTCGCAGTGACAGTATCGAACTCACTGTGCCGAGAGTGGCACCTGGCCCGTATCACCTCACCGTCATAGCGCTTGGTGGTGAGTCGCCTGTTTTACCCTTTACCGTGACGTCATTGGCGGTACTCAGTGATCCGAGCGACCATTTAGTCGAAGAGTTTACCGATCACAATGCCGTACTCTCAAGGTGGATGGCAGGTCATAAAGCCTGGGGCGGCGACAATGGCGGGATAGTACAACAAAATGTGTCACTGAATGCTATCGATGGTGAAGTCGTGATCACCGCCAATGGGGATGACTACACGGGGGCCGTTTATGGCGTGAGTAAATTGGGAGAGAGCATCGAGCGTAAAACGCGGGTTGGGGGCTGTCTGGTGTCACGCAGCTATTTCGGTCCAGGTGAATTCATCATTGAAGCGAAGCTGCCGCCGTTGTCAGGTGTTTGCAGTGCTTTTTGGTTATTCCATTATGAAGAAGGTTATGCCGGACATCCCTTGTTTGACAGCATGGTTGAGGATGGTCTGCATCAATCTGGAACGGAAGAAGCGGGTTTTTACCTGGTGAGAAACCATGAGATTGATATTGAACTGCCTACCGCATTAAAAACCGATCCGGATACCGAAATTGTGAGTTACACCAATGGGCGATTTAATACCTGGCATGGTGAGCTACGCAATTGGGACGTGGTCAATAATGATGTCCCAACTTATGATCCGAATTACAGCGCCGTTAACGATCCGGCTTACTGGTCTGAATATACCGATGAATGGGTTAATCATGGGGTCAATGTGACCGATGATGAATATCATAAATTTGGCATCAAATGGATGCTTGATGATGGCTCACCCTATGTTGAGTTTTTCATTGATGATGTGCTGGTTAAGCGGGTGGAGAGTCATGTTCCTTTTATGCCGCAGCGATTATGGCTGGGAATGTGGTTTCCCTCCGCCAATACTCACTGGGCCGGAAGAGGGGCCCCTTGGCGTTCGCAGTACATGAAAATTCGCCGTTTTGAATACATCCCTGAGGCAACAACAGGCGCAATTTATCAGCACCAGGGTGAGTCCTATCCTAAAGATTTTTTCAGGGCGTTAAATGGGCTGACCGTGGCGAATCAATTGGCTCAAGTGTATGCCAGTGCCCCCACGGGAGAGAGTATTTATTACACCGTTGAAATGAGCAGTCCCACCCTTAAAGTTGAAGGTCATCCGCCAGGGAAGGTGTACTTAGTGCGCGGCTTTGACGCGCTGACGGCAAAAGATCACCAAGGCAATCTGATTGAATATCACGCGGCAGGTATTGAGATCCAATTCCCGAAAGTGGGTGAAGGCAATAGCACGTTGAATATTGCGGTGCCCAATGTGAATGGCGAGGTCTCGCGAAGCTTAAGGGTCATTAAGGAGGCAGGCGACAAAATTGAAGTGATATTGCGTTTATACACCAGCTCTGGCTATCAATCCGGCCCTGCTGCACCGGAGCTGCGATTAACCGCCAAAAGTTATGAGAAAAAAGAGGGGGTGATCACGCTAGTGTGTGGCTGGAAAATTGAGTTTATCAATAAAAAGTGGCCCGCAAGAATCTATACCGCGTCGGATTACCCCGGCTTGGATTATCTGTAA
- a CDS encoding Mu-like prophage major head subunit gpT family protein, with the protein MIINKANLAALFTAIKTSFNKGLKDTTPLWSKVATLVPSTTSTTTYAWLGQFPRMREWLGDRQLKSLALHDYSVKNKKFESSVAIPRDDIDDDTYGVYTPLFEEMGYAAATHPDELVYTLLAAGFNSLCYDKQNFFDTDHPVGNEDNGIKSVSNMQAGGGDAWFLLDVNRPIKPLMFQRRRQYDIKSMTKDDDESVFMRDEYRYGVDARVNAGFGLWQLAFGSKATLNGANFKAARTAMKSLKSDEGRPLNVMPKLLVVGPSHESAAEEIFKVRELAGGGTNSLYNAVDILVVPWLA; encoded by the coding sequence ATGATCATCAATAAAGCCAATCTTGCGGCGCTATTTACCGCCATTAAAACCTCCTTTAATAAGGGGTTAAAAGACACGACTCCGTTGTGGAGTAAGGTGGCGACTCTTGTGCCATCAACCACCAGTACCACCACTTATGCCTGGCTTGGCCAGTTCCCTCGTATGCGTGAATGGTTGGGTGACCGTCAACTTAAAAGCCTGGCGTTGCATGACTACAGCGTGAAGAACAAGAAGTTTGAATCAAGTGTGGCCATTCCTCGCGATGACATCGATGACGATACCTATGGTGTGTATACGCCACTGTTTGAGGAGATGGGCTACGCCGCGGCCACTCATCCCGATGAGCTGGTTTATACCTTACTCGCCGCAGGCTTTAACAGCTTGTGTTACGACAAACAGAATTTCTTCGATACCGACCATCCGGTGGGTAATGAAGATAACGGCATTAAGTCTGTCAGTAATATGCAGGCAGGGGGCGGTGATGCCTGGTTCCTGCTCGATGTAAACCGTCCCATCAAGCCGCTTATGTTCCAGCGCCGCCGTCAGTACGACATCAAGTCGATGACCAAAGACGATGATGAAAGCGTGTTTATGCGTGATGAATATCGCTATGGCGTCGATGCCCGTGTCAATGCTGGTTTTGGTTTGTGGCAGCTGGCGTTCGGCTCTAAGGCCACGCTCAATGGAGCCAATTTTAAGGCGGCGCGCACAGCGATGAAGAGCCTTAAAAGCGATGAAGGTCGTCCACTGAACGTGATGCCTAAATTGCTGGTTGTTGGCCCAAGTCATGAGTCAGCAGCCGAAGAGATATTCAAGGTGCGTGAATTGGCTGGTGGTGGAACTAACTCACTGTACAACGCCGTCGACATTCTTGTGGTGCCCTGGCTCGCATAG
- a CDS encoding phage virion morphogenesis protein gives MAGTHIKVEAKGRTAITKALNSLLKQSGNLTPSLGDIGEYLLKSTQQRFIEQQAPDGSPWAELSSTTLERKQRTDRILTESGTLASSIHYQLGRNQLTLGSNEEYAAMQQFGGITSPFSMMPNQDIPARPFLGIAPFERAEVIDILQHHLAKAL, from the coding sequence ATGGCTGGCACTCATATCAAGGTCGAAGCTAAGGGCCGCACAGCGATAACCAAAGCCCTTAATAGCCTGCTCAAGCAAAGCGGAAATTTAACACCTTCACTTGGTGACATCGGCGAGTACTTGCTTAAATCCACTCAGCAGCGCTTTATCGAACAACAAGCCCCCGATGGTTCGCCCTGGGCTGAATTGAGTAGCACAACTCTTGAACGTAAGCAGCGCACCGACCGCATTCTTACCGAGTCAGGTACCTTAGCATCCAGTATTCATTATCAGCTGGGGCGCAATCAACTTACACTGGGCAGTAACGAAGAATATGCCGCCATGCAGCAGTTCGGCGGCATCACCAGCCCCTTTAGTATGATGCCCAATCAAGACATTCCCGCCAGACCCTTTTTAGGCATCGCCCCGTTTGAGCGAGCAGAGGTCATCGACATACTGCAGCATCATCTGGCGAAAGCACTTTAA
- a CDS encoding tape measure protein produces the protein MGDLKLALTLTADGKQLIGTVKGATSVVSDLNTRLNHTQLSGNKAAQGLSKVQRQGDVAGKSLQRLSQYAAGAFAGLSAINLGKKITQDLAAFQDIRTRLQSLSGSTAAYAANEEYLMRITREHHKELIPLADNYAALLNLQDSGLVTQIQARTILEGMSNAQSALGASSVQLGQSMYGLSQALASPIVRAEELNQLVEPMPGLLNKMDRAASLPAGGFRQMVLDGKVTADFLRNNLIKALSEYDGAAAATAANISAQTRDMKNAYQQLIVAFETPINSSLTPVLSTLTEGLMWSTDNAELLIDVLGGALVIAMGRASAAAVSGATASLSKAHADGVARAAAISEAQAELQKAMAQRKGVLTSGQAVVAEARLTTARTALTTATNRATIATRAMNGVMSLAGGPVGVVMMAAAGIAYFAMQADGAKEPVLNLADEVAKLNGQFKALSQQERQIKVSKLSTQMKAWRSELIKTNAEIERVNRHSLLLRGTPGELQSRVKLDVLKTKASELTDKLTEASAAQQALFEQGLPSMDKQPTTIKGKKKVDKAQQQLLDRLTKQKQLYGEVSEAAKVRYEIEFGSLKKLDPVVNARILQAAKALDATKANTSAAAEQKKQLSELLKVLDPLAAASNEMAEKERLLKTYFEQANVPLEKRKALLSALKEEYALASEGPSEFDNLRGNLDPRYSESQTHDDNMGILNDELANTPESEALKRNQINLLIEAEQRRHATAMGEINGGISTQFDAMWSETFDRFASGIGSATADALFESENFGDAMKGIAKGAIKSVVSGLVEVSIKKLAMAAIDKGIMASTSATATTTAAATGASITASMAPAAATSSIATFGSSATVGMAAMMAAMALIPTIIGQFHGGGTIPREGTYLLDGGETVYTRKQQQTLMNALSTSADGGKGGKGAGVQVMVKLIEDASKAGSVEQSKGLSGQDVINIWVANILERAETAQVLEQSYGLQRNG, from the coding sequence ATGGGTGATTTAAAACTAGCGTTGACCTTAACCGCAGATGGCAAACAGTTGATAGGTACCGTTAAGGGGGCCACGTCTGTGGTCTCTGACTTAAATACCCGCTTGAATCACACCCAGTTGTCTGGCAATAAAGCCGCTCAAGGCTTATCGAAGGTGCAACGCCAGGGCGATGTGGCAGGCAAATCACTACAGCGTCTGAGTCAGTATGCTGCTGGCGCATTCGCTGGATTGTCTGCGATTAACCTGGGCAAAAAAATCACTCAGGACTTAGCCGCCTTTCAAGATATCCGTACCCGTCTGCAGAGCTTGTCTGGCTCGACTGCAGCTTACGCCGCCAATGAAGAATACTTGATGCGGATAACACGTGAACATCACAAAGAGCTTATCCCATTAGCGGATAATTATGCGGCGCTGTTAAACCTGCAAGACTCAGGCTTAGTCACCCAAATTCAAGCTCGCACGATATTAGAAGGCATGAGTAATGCCCAATCGGCGCTTGGAGCGAGCTCTGTTCAGTTAGGCCAATCTATGTATGGCCTGTCCCAAGCACTGGCATCGCCCATCGTTCGCGCCGAAGAGTTAAATCAACTGGTTGAACCTATGCCTGGTCTGCTTAATAAGATGGACAGAGCTGCAAGTTTACCCGCAGGCGGCTTTCGTCAAATGGTGCTCGACGGCAAAGTCACGGCTGATTTCTTGCGTAACAATCTCATCAAGGCGCTGAGTGAATACGATGGGGCAGCTGCTGCGACCGCCGCGAACATCAGCGCCCAGACTCGCGACATGAAAAATGCCTATCAGCAGCTCATCGTCGCTTTTGAAACCCCGATTAATTCCAGTTTAACCCCCGTTTTATCCACTTTGACTGAAGGTTTAATGTGGTCAACGGACAATGCCGAGTTGCTTATTGATGTACTCGGCGGCGCGTTGGTTATTGCCATGGGCCGTGCCAGCGCGGCAGCGGTGAGCGGGGCGACCGCTTCACTGAGTAAAGCGCACGCTGATGGTGTGGCGAGGGCTGCCGCCATCAGTGAGGCTCAAGCTGAGCTTCAAAAAGCGATGGCACAACGTAAAGGTGTATTAACGTCGGGACAGGCTGTTGTGGCTGAAGCGCGGTTAACGACAGCGAGAACGGCGCTCACTACCGCGACGAATCGAGCCACGATTGCGACTCGCGCCATGAATGGTGTGATGAGTTTAGCGGGCGGGCCTGTGGGTGTGGTGATGATGGCCGCGGCAGGGATTGCTTACTTTGCTATGCAGGCTGATGGGGCAAAAGAGCCGGTCTTAAATTTGGCGGACGAAGTTGCAAAGCTTAATGGTCAATTTAAGGCGCTCAGCCAGCAAGAGCGTCAAATCAAAGTCAGTAAGCTCTCCACTCAGATGAAAGCCTGGCGCAGTGAATTAATTAAAACCAATGCTGAAATAGAGCGGGTCAATCGTCATTCTTTGTTGTTGAGAGGTACACCAGGTGAGCTGCAATCACGGGTTAAACTTGATGTTTTGAAAACAAAAGCCAGTGAATTAACCGACAAGTTGACTGAAGCGAGTGCGGCGCAGCAAGCGCTGTTTGAGCAAGGTTTACCAAGCATGGATAAACAGCCCACCACGATAAAGGGCAAAAAGAAGGTTGATAAAGCCCAGCAACAGCTGCTGGACAGGTTAACTAAGCAAAAGCAGCTTTATGGGGAAGTGAGTGAAGCGGCTAAAGTGCGCTATGAAATTGAGTTCGGCAGCCTTAAAAAACTCGATCCGGTGGTGAATGCCAGGATATTACAAGCAGCTAAAGCATTGGATGCCACCAAGGCAAACACCAGCGCGGCAGCTGAGCAGAAAAAGCAACTGAGTGAGCTGCTTAAGGTACTCGATCCACTGGCTGCGGCCAGTAATGAGATGGCCGAAAAGGAGCGGTTGTTAAAAACGTATTTTGAACAAGCCAATGTGCCGTTAGAAAAACGTAAAGCCTTGCTCAGTGCACTTAAGGAAGAATACGCACTCGCCTCAGAGGGCCCGAGTGAGTTTGATAATCTGCGGGGGAATTTAGATCCTCGTTATTCAGAGTCTCAAACTCATGACGACAATATGGGGATCTTGAATGATGAGCTGGCCAATACCCCTGAGTCAGAAGCATTAAAGCGTAATCAGATAAACCTATTGATTGAGGCTGAGCAGCGTCGTCATGCTACTGCCATGGGTGAGATCAATGGCGGCATTTCAACCCAGTTTGATGCGATGTGGTCAGAGACTTTCGATCGGTTTGCTTCCGGTATTGGCTCTGCAACTGCAGATGCACTTTTTGAATCGGAAAACTTTGGTGATGCGATGAAGGGCATTGCTAAGGGAGCGATTAAAAGTGTGGTGTCAGGCTTAGTGGAGGTGAGCATTAAGAAGCTGGCGATGGCGGCTATTGATAAGGGCATTATGGCCAGTACCTCAGCGACAGCAACTACGACTGCCGCCGCGACAGGTGCCTCTATTACCGCATCAATGGCTCCAGCCGCCGCAACCTCATCAATCGCCACATTCGGAAGCAGCGCCACTGTCGGCATGGCCGCAATGATGGCGGCGATGGCTTTGATCCCCACCATCATCGGCCAATTTCATGGCGGCGGTACCATTCCCCGTGAAGGTACCTATCTTCTCGATGGCGGGGAGACGGTGTATACCCGCAAGCAACAACAAACCCTTATGAATGCCTTGAGTACGTCAGCTGATGGGGGCAAGGGTGGAAAAGGGGCGGGCGTACAAGTGATGGTTAAGTTGATAGAGGATGCCAGTAAGGCGGGCAGCGTTGAGCAAAGCAAAGGGCTCAGTGGCCAGGACGTGATTAATATTTGGGTGGCTAACATTTTAGAAAGAGCTGAAACAGCGCAAGTGCTAGAGCAAAGCTACGGGTTACAACGCAATGGCTGA